From one Gossypium hirsutum isolate 1008001.06 chromosome D08, Gossypium_hirsutum_v2.1, whole genome shotgun sequence genomic stretch:
- the LOC107954718 gene encoding kinesin-like protein KIN-14T isoform X5, with protein MGAMSSKKSIQNLGETIHSLLGFKSHLTSTWVKSVCEIVKKLPSGNEKDDESAAKEISKIKEEMAALTHCINQSNIQRRQLLHDLLDLKGNIRVFCRVRPFTLEESIGGGIGAVVALDTSNLLLKLGDNKTKRYTFDNVFQGSSQDGIFSKVEPVIKSVLDGYNASIFAYGQTGTGKTFTMEGTLDSPGIVPRTIETLFKQALDSNHTFLITFSMLEIYLGNLKDLLVPQATRATDPLPPCLSIQTDPKGGIGIENLVSIQVSDFNQALKLYRLGCQLRSTASTNSNTTSSRSHCMIRISMTCFDAPERRRETNKIWLVDLGGSERVVKTKAWGRRLDEGKAINLSLSALGDVIHALQRKKSHIPYRNSKLTQVLKDSLGEDSKTLMLVHVSPKEEDLCETICSLNFAARVKSVQLGHEESNEVRNQREAAMKNLQQTIKKIEDERRYIRGKIQILNHKLEELTRRGLPLEQQAEACDLSTELGPPSELDFTKNRTGNVRSQLPRFMRSTISSRTKTGMEHQTSLHSRRRRRPSSQRAESVSFPVKNHSECNSDRSISRSTCAVELNRKTSMELDNVTVYSQDTSECDTKMVVTNRKSNKCKSTKVLKVDQWLTLHKDEASISGSVPRNKSVSDIPLPEKKHRSNRVKKTHILCNDKVFKKQKKASSVVAVSQRVEDKPPTLKDLFAEESNSSFICPPQPTMCLSTGHQQDSLDGSLIEYGQGGSLSPPDSCCDGSVHFIDNEDEFYGTPMVEVVEDTEHRPNLSMMKISSYLLSPDDRISNSQEIFGVSNQALEPEQYHKQVMATEVYGKEDMDASSQSSPQEMRLNLCRPKSQRRLFIDDLKQKDPRMMTLIKSQEISKNQES; from the exons ATGGGA GCCATGAGTTcaaagaaatcaattcagaatcTGGGGGAAACCATTCATTCACTGCTGGGATTTAAGTCACATCTAACTTCAACTTGGGTGAAGTCAGTTTGTGAGATAGTAAAGAAATTACCAAGTGGGAACGAAAAGGATGATGAATCAGCTGCAAAAGAAATTTCCAAGATAAAAG AAGAAATGGCTGCCTTAACCCACTGCATAAACCAATCGAACATACAGAGGAGGCAGTTGTTGCATGATTTGTTGGACTTGAAAG GGAACATCCGTGTATTTTGCCGAGTGCGACCATTCACGTTGGAGGAAAGTATAGGAGGAGGTATAGGAGCTGTAGTAGCTTTGGATACAAGTAACCTCCTTTTAAAACTTGGTGATAACAAAACTAAAAGATACACATTTGACAATGTGTTCCAGGGTTCATCCCAAG ATGGAATTTTCTCTAAAGTTGAACCAGTCATCAAGTCAGTCCTCGACGGTTACAATGCCAGCATTTTTGCTTACGGTCAAACAGGAACCGGGAAAACCTTCACAATG GAAGGTACTTTGGATTCCCCAGGAATAGTGCCACGGACGATCGAGACTTTGTTCAAGCAAGCACTGGATAGTAACCATACTTTCCTTATCACTTTCAGTATGCTTGAGATTTATTTAGGAAATCTCAAAGACTTGCTTGTACCGCAAGCTACCAGGGCAACAGATCCTTTGCCACCATG CCTTTCAATTCAAACAGATCCAAAGGGAGGAATTGGAATTGAGAACCTGGTTTCCATCCAAGTTAGCGACTTCAACCAAGCTTTGAAGCTGTATAGATTAGGATGCCAACTCAGGTCAACTGCTTCAACAAATTCAAACACAACTTCAAGTAGATCCCACTG CATGATTCGCATTTCGATGACTTGCTTCGATGCTCCTGAGAGGCGACGAGAAACGAATAAAATATGGTTAGTTGACCTTGGAGGAAGTGAGCGAGTGGTGAAGACCAAGGCATGGGGGAGAAGACTTGATGAAGGAAAAGCCATCAATTTGTCTCTTTCTGCTCTTGGAGATGTAATACATGCTCTTCAAAGGAAAAAAAGCCACATACCATACAG GAACAGCAAGCTGACACAAGTTCTTAAAGATTCCCTAG GTGAAGATTCAAAAACACTGATGCTAGTACATGTGAGTCCCAAAGAAGAAGATCTTTGTGAAACAATATGTTCATTAAATTTTGCAGCAAGGGTGAAAAGTGTTCAATTGGGGCATGAGGAGTCCAAT GAAGTAAGAAACCAGAGGGAAGCTGCTATGAAAAACCTGCAGCAGACGATTAAAAAGATTGAAGATGAACGACGATATATTAGAGGAAAGATCCAAATTTTGAACCACAAATTAGAAGAACTGACAAGGAGAGGTCTACCTTTGGAACAGCAAGCAGAGGCTTGTGATTTATCAACTGAACTAGGGCCACCTTCCGAGCTTGACTTTACCAAGAACAGGACTGGAAATGTCAGATCACAGCTGCCTAGATTTATGAGATCAACTATTAGCAGTAGAACAAAAACTGGGATGGAGCATCAAACTTCACTTCATTCAAGGAGAAGGAGAAGACCATCATCTCAGCGAGCCGAGTCAGTGAGTTTCCCAGTGAAGAATCATTCAGAGTGCAACTCTGACCGTAGCATTTCAAGATCTACATGTGCAGTGGAATTGAACAGGAAAACTAGTATGGAATTAGATAATGTCACAGTCTACAGCCAAGACACATCTGAATGTGATACAAAAATGGTTGTCACAAATAGAAAATCAAACAAATGCAAGTCCACTAAAGTTTTAAAGGTTGATCAATGGCTTACCTTGCATAAGGATGAAGCTAGCATTAGTGGTTCTGTTCCAAGGAATAAATCGGTTTCAGACATTCCTCTCCCGGAGAAGAAACATAGGTCAAATAGAGTGAAAAAGACACATATATTATGCAATGACAAGGTATTTAAAAAGCAGAAGAAAGCTTCTTCGGTGGTAGCTGTTTCTCAAAGGGTGGAAGACAAACCACCAACACTAAAGGATTTATTTGCTGAGGAATCTAATTCTAGTTTCATTTGTCCACCTCAACCAACAATGTGCCTGTCAACAGGTCACCAACAAGACTCACTTGATGGCTCTTTGATAGAGTACGGTCAAGGTGGCAGTCTTTCTCCACCTGATTCTTGCTGCGATGGATCAGTACACTTCATTGATAATGAAGATGAATTCTATGGAACACCCATGGTTGAAGTAGTAGAAGACACTGAACACCGCCCCAACCTTTCCATGATGAAAATTAGCAGTTATCTGCTTTCTCCGGATGATAGAATCAGCAACTCACAAGAAATTTTTGGTGTTTCAAACCAAGCATTGGAGCCGGAACAGTACCACAAACAAGTGATGGCTACTGAAGTATACGGAAAGGAAGACATGGATGCCTCTTCTCAATCCTCACCACAAGAGATGAGACTAAATCTGTGCAGACCGAAATCTCAAAGAAGATTGTTTATAGATGACCTAAAACAAAAAGACCCGAGGATGATGACCCTCATAAAATCACAAGAGATTTCAAAAAACCAAG AAAGTTGA
- the LOC107954718 gene encoding kinesin-like protein KIN-14T isoform X2 → MGAMSSKKSIQNLGETIHSLLGFKSHLTSTWVKSVCEIVKKLPSGNEKDDESAAKEISKIKEMAALTHCINQSNIQRRQLLHDLLDLKGNIRVFCRVRPFTLEESIGGGIGAVVALDTSNLLLKLGDNKTKRYTFDNVFQGSSQDGIFSKVEPVIKSVLDGYNASIFAYGQTGTGKTFTMEGTLDSPGIVPRTIETLFKQALDSNHTFLITFSMLEIYLGNLKDLLVPQATRATDPLPPCLSIQTDPKGGIGIENLVSIQVSDFNQALKLYRLGCQLRSTASTNSNTTSSRSHCMIRISMTCFDAPERRRETNKIWLVDLGGSERVVKTKAWGRRLDEGKAINLSLSALGDVIHALQRKKSHIPYRNSKLTQVLKDSLGEDSKTLMLVHVSPKEEDLCETICSLNFAARVKSVQLGHEESNEVRNQREAAMKNLQQTIKKIEDERRYIRGKIQILNHKLEELTRRGLPLEQQAEACDLSTELGPPSELDFTKNRTGNVRSQLPRFMRSTISSRTKTGMEHQTSLHSRRRRRPSSQRAESVSFPVKNHSECNSDRSISRSTCAVELNRKTSMELDNVTVYSQDTSECDTKMVVTNRKSNKCKSTKVLKVDQWLTLHKDEASISGSVPRNKSVSDIPLPEKKHRSNRVKKTHILCNDKVFKKQKKASSVVAVSQRVEDKPPTLKDLFAEESNSSFICPPQPTMCLSTGHQQDSLDGSLIEYGQGGSLSPPDSCCDGSVHFIDNEDEFYGTPMVEVVEDTEHRPNLSMMKISSYLLSPDDRISNSQEIFGVSNQALEPEQYHKQVMATEVYGKEDMDASSQSSPQEMRLNLCRPKSQRRLFIDDLKQKDPRMMTLIKSQEISKNQGACCLVKQKVEKSWAIALLGLGFLDLGFNHDFFYGLIR, encoded by the exons ATGGGA GCCATGAGTTcaaagaaatcaattcagaatcTGGGGGAAACCATTCATTCACTGCTGGGATTTAAGTCACATCTAACTTCAACTTGGGTGAAGTCAGTTTGTGAGATAGTAAAGAAATTACCAAGTGGGAACGAAAAGGATGATGAATCAGCTGCAAAAGAAATTTCCAAGATAAAAG AAATGGCTGCCTTAACCCACTGCATAAACCAATCGAACATACAGAGGAGGCAGTTGTTGCATGATTTGTTGGACTTGAAAG GGAACATCCGTGTATTTTGCCGAGTGCGACCATTCACGTTGGAGGAAAGTATAGGAGGAGGTATAGGAGCTGTAGTAGCTTTGGATACAAGTAACCTCCTTTTAAAACTTGGTGATAACAAAACTAAAAGATACACATTTGACAATGTGTTCCAGGGTTCATCCCAAG ATGGAATTTTCTCTAAAGTTGAACCAGTCATCAAGTCAGTCCTCGACGGTTACAATGCCAGCATTTTTGCTTACGGTCAAACAGGAACCGGGAAAACCTTCACAATG GAAGGTACTTTGGATTCCCCAGGAATAGTGCCACGGACGATCGAGACTTTGTTCAAGCAAGCACTGGATAGTAACCATACTTTCCTTATCACTTTCAGTATGCTTGAGATTTATTTAGGAAATCTCAAAGACTTGCTTGTACCGCAAGCTACCAGGGCAACAGATCCTTTGCCACCATG CCTTTCAATTCAAACAGATCCAAAGGGAGGAATTGGAATTGAGAACCTGGTTTCCATCCAAGTTAGCGACTTCAACCAAGCTTTGAAGCTGTATAGATTAGGATGCCAACTCAGGTCAACTGCTTCAACAAATTCAAACACAACTTCAAGTAGATCCCACTG CATGATTCGCATTTCGATGACTTGCTTCGATGCTCCTGAGAGGCGACGAGAAACGAATAAAATATGGTTAGTTGACCTTGGAGGAAGTGAGCGAGTGGTGAAGACCAAGGCATGGGGGAGAAGACTTGATGAAGGAAAAGCCATCAATTTGTCTCTTTCTGCTCTTGGAGATGTAATACATGCTCTTCAAAGGAAAAAAAGCCACATACCATACAG GAACAGCAAGCTGACACAAGTTCTTAAAGATTCCCTAG GTGAAGATTCAAAAACACTGATGCTAGTACATGTGAGTCCCAAAGAAGAAGATCTTTGTGAAACAATATGTTCATTAAATTTTGCAGCAAGGGTGAAAAGTGTTCAATTGGGGCATGAGGAGTCCAAT GAAGTAAGAAACCAGAGGGAAGCTGCTATGAAAAACCTGCAGCAGACGATTAAAAAGATTGAAGATGAACGACGATATATTAGAGGAAAGATCCAAATTTTGAACCACAAATTAGAAGAACTGACAAGGAGAGGTCTACCTTTGGAACAGCAAGCAGAGGCTTGTGATTTATCAACTGAACTAGGGCCACCTTCCGAGCTTGACTTTACCAAGAACAGGACTGGAAATGTCAGATCACAGCTGCCTAGATTTATGAGATCAACTATTAGCAGTAGAACAAAAACTGGGATGGAGCATCAAACTTCACTTCATTCAAGGAGAAGGAGAAGACCATCATCTCAGCGAGCCGAGTCAGTGAGTTTCCCAGTGAAGAATCATTCAGAGTGCAACTCTGACCGTAGCATTTCAAGATCTACATGTGCAGTGGAATTGAACAGGAAAACTAGTATGGAATTAGATAATGTCACAGTCTACAGCCAAGACACATCTGAATGTGATACAAAAATGGTTGTCACAAATAGAAAATCAAACAAATGCAAGTCCACTAAAGTTTTAAAGGTTGATCAATGGCTTACCTTGCATAAGGATGAAGCTAGCATTAGTGGTTCTGTTCCAAGGAATAAATCGGTTTCAGACATTCCTCTCCCGGAGAAGAAACATAGGTCAAATAGAGTGAAAAAGACACATATATTATGCAATGACAAGGTATTTAAAAAGCAGAAGAAAGCTTCTTCGGTGGTAGCTGTTTCTCAAAGGGTGGAAGACAAACCACCAACACTAAAGGATTTATTTGCTGAGGAATCTAATTCTAGTTTCATTTGTCCACCTCAACCAACAATGTGCCTGTCAACAGGTCACCAACAAGACTCACTTGATGGCTCTTTGATAGAGTACGGTCAAGGTGGCAGTCTTTCTCCACCTGATTCTTGCTGCGATGGATCAGTACACTTCATTGATAATGAAGATGAATTCTATGGAACACCCATGGTTGAAGTAGTAGAAGACACTGAACACCGCCCCAACCTTTCCATGATGAAAATTAGCAGTTATCTGCTTTCTCCGGATGATAGAATCAGCAACTCACAAGAAATTTTTGGTGTTTCAAACCAAGCATTGGAGCCGGAACAGTACCACAAACAAGTGATGGCTACTGAAGTATACGGAAAGGAAGACATGGATGCCTCTTCTCAATCCTCACCACAAGAGATGAGACTAAATCTGTGCAGACCGAAATCTCAAAGAAGATTGTTTATAGATGACCTAAAACAAAAAGACCCGAGGATGATGACCCTCATAAAATCACAAGAGATTTCAAAAAACCAAG GAGCATGTTGTTTGGTTAAACAGAAAGTTGAGAAATCATGGGCCATTGCACTTCTAGGATTGGGATTCCTCGACTTGGGGTTCAATCATGACTTCTTCTATGGTCTAATACGTTGA
- the LOC107954718 gene encoding kinesin-like protein KIN-14T isoform X1, with protein MGAMSSKKSIQNLGETIHSLLGFKSHLTSTWVKSVCEIVKKLPSGNEKDDESAAKEISKIKEEMAALTHCINQSNIQRRQLLHDLLDLKGNIRVFCRVRPFTLEESIGGGIGAVVALDTSNLLLKLGDNKTKRYTFDNVFQGSSQDGIFSKVEPVIKSVLDGYNASIFAYGQTGTGKTFTMEGTLDSPGIVPRTIETLFKQALDSNHTFLITFSMLEIYLGNLKDLLVPQATRATDPLPPCLSIQTDPKGGIGIENLVSIQVSDFNQALKLYRLGCQLRSTASTNSNTTSSRSHCMIRISMTCFDAPERRRETNKIWLVDLGGSERVVKTKAWGRRLDEGKAINLSLSALGDVIHALQRKKSHIPYRNSKLTQVLKDSLGEDSKTLMLVHVSPKEEDLCETICSLNFAARVKSVQLGHEESNEVRNQREAAMKNLQQTIKKIEDERRYIRGKIQILNHKLEELTRRGLPLEQQAEACDLSTELGPPSELDFTKNRTGNVRSQLPRFMRSTISSRTKTGMEHQTSLHSRRRRRPSSQRAESVSFPVKNHSECNSDRSISRSTCAVELNRKTSMELDNVTVYSQDTSECDTKMVVTNRKSNKCKSTKVLKVDQWLTLHKDEASISGSVPRNKSVSDIPLPEKKHRSNRVKKTHILCNDKVFKKQKKASSVVAVSQRVEDKPPTLKDLFAEESNSSFICPPQPTMCLSTGHQQDSLDGSLIEYGQGGSLSPPDSCCDGSVHFIDNEDEFYGTPMVEVVEDTEHRPNLSMMKISSYLLSPDDRISNSQEIFGVSNQALEPEQYHKQVMATEVYGKEDMDASSQSSPQEMRLNLCRPKSQRRLFIDDLKQKDPRMMTLIKSQEISKNQGACCLVKQKVEKSWAIALLGLGFLDLGFNHDFFYGLIR; from the exons ATGGGA GCCATGAGTTcaaagaaatcaattcagaatcTGGGGGAAACCATTCATTCACTGCTGGGATTTAAGTCACATCTAACTTCAACTTGGGTGAAGTCAGTTTGTGAGATAGTAAAGAAATTACCAAGTGGGAACGAAAAGGATGATGAATCAGCTGCAAAAGAAATTTCCAAGATAAAAG AAGAAATGGCTGCCTTAACCCACTGCATAAACCAATCGAACATACAGAGGAGGCAGTTGTTGCATGATTTGTTGGACTTGAAAG GGAACATCCGTGTATTTTGCCGAGTGCGACCATTCACGTTGGAGGAAAGTATAGGAGGAGGTATAGGAGCTGTAGTAGCTTTGGATACAAGTAACCTCCTTTTAAAACTTGGTGATAACAAAACTAAAAGATACACATTTGACAATGTGTTCCAGGGTTCATCCCAAG ATGGAATTTTCTCTAAAGTTGAACCAGTCATCAAGTCAGTCCTCGACGGTTACAATGCCAGCATTTTTGCTTACGGTCAAACAGGAACCGGGAAAACCTTCACAATG GAAGGTACTTTGGATTCCCCAGGAATAGTGCCACGGACGATCGAGACTTTGTTCAAGCAAGCACTGGATAGTAACCATACTTTCCTTATCACTTTCAGTATGCTTGAGATTTATTTAGGAAATCTCAAAGACTTGCTTGTACCGCAAGCTACCAGGGCAACAGATCCTTTGCCACCATG CCTTTCAATTCAAACAGATCCAAAGGGAGGAATTGGAATTGAGAACCTGGTTTCCATCCAAGTTAGCGACTTCAACCAAGCTTTGAAGCTGTATAGATTAGGATGCCAACTCAGGTCAACTGCTTCAACAAATTCAAACACAACTTCAAGTAGATCCCACTG CATGATTCGCATTTCGATGACTTGCTTCGATGCTCCTGAGAGGCGACGAGAAACGAATAAAATATGGTTAGTTGACCTTGGAGGAAGTGAGCGAGTGGTGAAGACCAAGGCATGGGGGAGAAGACTTGATGAAGGAAAAGCCATCAATTTGTCTCTTTCTGCTCTTGGAGATGTAATACATGCTCTTCAAAGGAAAAAAAGCCACATACCATACAG GAACAGCAAGCTGACACAAGTTCTTAAAGATTCCCTAG GTGAAGATTCAAAAACACTGATGCTAGTACATGTGAGTCCCAAAGAAGAAGATCTTTGTGAAACAATATGTTCATTAAATTTTGCAGCAAGGGTGAAAAGTGTTCAATTGGGGCATGAGGAGTCCAAT GAAGTAAGAAACCAGAGGGAAGCTGCTATGAAAAACCTGCAGCAGACGATTAAAAAGATTGAAGATGAACGACGATATATTAGAGGAAAGATCCAAATTTTGAACCACAAATTAGAAGAACTGACAAGGAGAGGTCTACCTTTGGAACAGCAAGCAGAGGCTTGTGATTTATCAACTGAACTAGGGCCACCTTCCGAGCTTGACTTTACCAAGAACAGGACTGGAAATGTCAGATCACAGCTGCCTAGATTTATGAGATCAACTATTAGCAGTAGAACAAAAACTGGGATGGAGCATCAAACTTCACTTCATTCAAGGAGAAGGAGAAGACCATCATCTCAGCGAGCCGAGTCAGTGAGTTTCCCAGTGAAGAATCATTCAGAGTGCAACTCTGACCGTAGCATTTCAAGATCTACATGTGCAGTGGAATTGAACAGGAAAACTAGTATGGAATTAGATAATGTCACAGTCTACAGCCAAGACACATCTGAATGTGATACAAAAATGGTTGTCACAAATAGAAAATCAAACAAATGCAAGTCCACTAAAGTTTTAAAGGTTGATCAATGGCTTACCTTGCATAAGGATGAAGCTAGCATTAGTGGTTCTGTTCCAAGGAATAAATCGGTTTCAGACATTCCTCTCCCGGAGAAGAAACATAGGTCAAATAGAGTGAAAAAGACACATATATTATGCAATGACAAGGTATTTAAAAAGCAGAAGAAAGCTTCTTCGGTGGTAGCTGTTTCTCAAAGGGTGGAAGACAAACCACCAACACTAAAGGATTTATTTGCTGAGGAATCTAATTCTAGTTTCATTTGTCCACCTCAACCAACAATGTGCCTGTCAACAGGTCACCAACAAGACTCACTTGATGGCTCTTTGATAGAGTACGGTCAAGGTGGCAGTCTTTCTCCACCTGATTCTTGCTGCGATGGATCAGTACACTTCATTGATAATGAAGATGAATTCTATGGAACACCCATGGTTGAAGTAGTAGAAGACACTGAACACCGCCCCAACCTTTCCATGATGAAAATTAGCAGTTATCTGCTTTCTCCGGATGATAGAATCAGCAACTCACAAGAAATTTTTGGTGTTTCAAACCAAGCATTGGAGCCGGAACAGTACCACAAACAAGTGATGGCTACTGAAGTATACGGAAAGGAAGACATGGATGCCTCTTCTCAATCCTCACCACAAGAGATGAGACTAAATCTGTGCAGACCGAAATCTCAAAGAAGATTGTTTATAGATGACCTAAAACAAAAAGACCCGAGGATGATGACCCTCATAAAATCACAAGAGATTTCAAAAAACCAAG GAGCATGTTGTTTGGTTAAACAGAAAGTTGAGAAATCATGGGCCATTGCACTTCTAGGATTGGGATTCCTCGACTTGGGGTTCAATCATGACTTCTTCTATGGTCTAATACGTTGA
- the LOC107954718 gene encoding kinesin-like protein KIN-14T isoform X3: MGKSIQNLGETIHSLLGFKSHLTSTWVKSVCEIVKKLPSGNEKDDESAAKEISKIKEEMAALTHCINQSNIQRRQLLHDLLDLKGNIRVFCRVRPFTLEESIGGGIGAVVALDTSNLLLKLGDNKTKRYTFDNVFQGSSQDGIFSKVEPVIKSVLDGYNASIFAYGQTGTGKTFTMEGTLDSPGIVPRTIETLFKQALDSNHTFLITFSMLEIYLGNLKDLLVPQATRATDPLPPCLSIQTDPKGGIGIENLVSIQVSDFNQALKLYRLGCQLRSTASTNSNTTSSRSHCMIRISMTCFDAPERRRETNKIWLVDLGGSERVVKTKAWGRRLDEGKAINLSLSALGDVIHALQRKKSHIPYRNSKLTQVLKDSLGEDSKTLMLVHVSPKEEDLCETICSLNFAARVKSVQLGHEESNEVRNQREAAMKNLQQTIKKIEDERRYIRGKIQILNHKLEELTRRGLPLEQQAEACDLSTELGPPSELDFTKNRTGNVRSQLPRFMRSTISSRTKTGMEHQTSLHSRRRRRPSSQRAESVSFPVKNHSECNSDRSISRSTCAVELNRKTSMELDNVTVYSQDTSECDTKMVVTNRKSNKCKSTKVLKVDQWLTLHKDEASISGSVPRNKSVSDIPLPEKKHRSNRVKKTHILCNDKVFKKQKKASSVVAVSQRVEDKPPTLKDLFAEESNSSFICPPQPTMCLSTGHQQDSLDGSLIEYGQGGSLSPPDSCCDGSVHFIDNEDEFYGTPMVEVVEDTEHRPNLSMMKISSYLLSPDDRISNSQEIFGVSNQALEPEQYHKQVMATEVYGKEDMDASSQSSPQEMRLNLCRPKSQRRLFIDDLKQKDPRMMTLIKSQEISKNQGACCLVKQKVEKSWAIALLGLGFLDLGFNHDFFYGLIR; this comes from the exons ATGGGA aaatcaattcagaatcTGGGGGAAACCATTCATTCACTGCTGGGATTTAAGTCACATCTAACTTCAACTTGGGTGAAGTCAGTTTGTGAGATAGTAAAGAAATTACCAAGTGGGAACGAAAAGGATGATGAATCAGCTGCAAAAGAAATTTCCAAGATAAAAG AAGAAATGGCTGCCTTAACCCACTGCATAAACCAATCGAACATACAGAGGAGGCAGTTGTTGCATGATTTGTTGGACTTGAAAG GGAACATCCGTGTATTTTGCCGAGTGCGACCATTCACGTTGGAGGAAAGTATAGGAGGAGGTATAGGAGCTGTAGTAGCTTTGGATACAAGTAACCTCCTTTTAAAACTTGGTGATAACAAAACTAAAAGATACACATTTGACAATGTGTTCCAGGGTTCATCCCAAG ATGGAATTTTCTCTAAAGTTGAACCAGTCATCAAGTCAGTCCTCGACGGTTACAATGCCAGCATTTTTGCTTACGGTCAAACAGGAACCGGGAAAACCTTCACAATG GAAGGTACTTTGGATTCCCCAGGAATAGTGCCACGGACGATCGAGACTTTGTTCAAGCAAGCACTGGATAGTAACCATACTTTCCTTATCACTTTCAGTATGCTTGAGATTTATTTAGGAAATCTCAAAGACTTGCTTGTACCGCAAGCTACCAGGGCAACAGATCCTTTGCCACCATG CCTTTCAATTCAAACAGATCCAAAGGGAGGAATTGGAATTGAGAACCTGGTTTCCATCCAAGTTAGCGACTTCAACCAAGCTTTGAAGCTGTATAGATTAGGATGCCAACTCAGGTCAACTGCTTCAACAAATTCAAACACAACTTCAAGTAGATCCCACTG CATGATTCGCATTTCGATGACTTGCTTCGATGCTCCTGAGAGGCGACGAGAAACGAATAAAATATGGTTAGTTGACCTTGGAGGAAGTGAGCGAGTGGTGAAGACCAAGGCATGGGGGAGAAGACTTGATGAAGGAAAAGCCATCAATTTGTCTCTTTCTGCTCTTGGAGATGTAATACATGCTCTTCAAAGGAAAAAAAGCCACATACCATACAG GAACAGCAAGCTGACACAAGTTCTTAAAGATTCCCTAG GTGAAGATTCAAAAACACTGATGCTAGTACATGTGAGTCCCAAAGAAGAAGATCTTTGTGAAACAATATGTTCATTAAATTTTGCAGCAAGGGTGAAAAGTGTTCAATTGGGGCATGAGGAGTCCAAT GAAGTAAGAAACCAGAGGGAAGCTGCTATGAAAAACCTGCAGCAGACGATTAAAAAGATTGAAGATGAACGACGATATATTAGAGGAAAGATCCAAATTTTGAACCACAAATTAGAAGAACTGACAAGGAGAGGTCTACCTTTGGAACAGCAAGCAGAGGCTTGTGATTTATCAACTGAACTAGGGCCACCTTCCGAGCTTGACTTTACCAAGAACAGGACTGGAAATGTCAGATCACAGCTGCCTAGATTTATGAGATCAACTATTAGCAGTAGAACAAAAACTGGGATGGAGCATCAAACTTCACTTCATTCAAGGAGAAGGAGAAGACCATCATCTCAGCGAGCCGAGTCAGTGAGTTTCCCAGTGAAGAATCATTCAGAGTGCAACTCTGACCGTAGCATTTCAAGATCTACATGTGCAGTGGAATTGAACAGGAAAACTAGTATGGAATTAGATAATGTCACAGTCTACAGCCAAGACACATCTGAATGTGATACAAAAATGGTTGTCACAAATAGAAAATCAAACAAATGCAAGTCCACTAAAGTTTTAAAGGTTGATCAATGGCTTACCTTGCATAAGGATGAAGCTAGCATTAGTGGTTCTGTTCCAAGGAATAAATCGGTTTCAGACATTCCTCTCCCGGAGAAGAAACATAGGTCAAATAGAGTGAAAAAGACACATATATTATGCAATGACAAGGTATTTAAAAAGCAGAAGAAAGCTTCTTCGGTGGTAGCTGTTTCTCAAAGGGTGGAAGACAAACCACCAACACTAAAGGATTTATTTGCTGAGGAATCTAATTCTAGTTTCATTTGTCCACCTCAACCAACAATGTGCCTGTCAACAGGTCACCAACAAGACTCACTTGATGGCTCTTTGATAGAGTACGGTCAAGGTGGCAGTCTTTCTCCACCTGATTCTTGCTGCGATGGATCAGTACACTTCATTGATAATGAAGATGAATTCTATGGAACACCCATGGTTGAAGTAGTAGAAGACACTGAACACCGCCCCAACCTTTCCATGATGAAAATTAGCAGTTATCTGCTTTCTCCGGATGATAGAATCAGCAACTCACAAGAAATTTTTGGTGTTTCAAACCAAGCATTGGAGCCGGAACAGTACCACAAACAAGTGATGGCTACTGAAGTATACGGAAAGGAAGACATGGATGCCTCTTCTCAATCCTCACCACAAGAGATGAGACTAAATCTGTGCAGACCGAAATCTCAAAGAAGATTGTTTATAGATGACCTAAAACAAAAAGACCCGAGGATGATGACCCTCATAAAATCACAAGAGATTTCAAAAAACCAAG GAGCATGTTGTTTGGTTAAACAGAAAGTTGAGAAATCATGGGCCATTGCACTTCTAGGATTGGGATTCCTCGACTTGGGGTTCAATCATGACTTCTTCTATGGTCTAATACGTTGA